In one window of Thermococcus sp. DNA:
- a CDS encoding zinc metalloprotease HtpX, with translation MGLMLWLRTGLLMGILTGLLMGIGYLFGGPRIAFFMFLFAMFFNFITYWYSDKIVLSWYNARVVDEYEAPELYAIVRKLAERAGLPTPRVAIIPTDTPNAFATGRNPKHAVVAVTQGLLRILNRDELEGVIGHELTHIKNRDILISTVAAAMAGAIIQLAYWARWIAIFGGFSRDRDEGGEVIAAILVAILAPIAAMLIQAAISRSREFLADEGGARISGKPHALASALMKIEEAVRYRPMRSGNPATAHMFIVNPFRGMSIANLFSTHPPTEARIERLRKIAEEMGIYF, from the coding sequence GTGGGACTGATGCTATGGCTCAGAACGGGCCTTCTAATGGGAATACTCACAGGCCTGCTCATGGGGATAGGCTACCTCTTCGGCGGGCCGAGGATAGCGTTCTTCATGTTCCTCTTTGCAATGTTCTTCAACTTCATCACCTACTGGTACAGCGACAAGATAGTGCTGAGCTGGTACAACGCGAGGGTCGTTGATGAGTACGAGGCACCTGAGCTCTACGCCATAGTCAGGAAGCTCGCGGAGAGGGCCGGCCTTCCGACGCCGAGGGTTGCCATAATCCCGACGGACACTCCAAACGCCTTCGCAACGGGGAGAAACCCGAAGCACGCGGTCGTTGCAGTCACCCAGGGCCTCCTCAGAATACTCAACAGGGACGAGCTTGAAGGAGTTATCGGCCACGAGCTGACCCACATAAAGAACAGGGACATACTGATAAGCACCGTAGCGGCGGCAATGGCTGGAGCGATAATACAGCTCGCCTACTGGGCGAGATGGATAGCCATATTCGGAGGCTTCAGCAGGGACAGGGATGAGGGCGGGGAGGTCATAGCGGCGATACTCGTGGCGATTTTAGCTCCAATAGCGGCGATGCTTATCCAAGCGGCGATAAGCCGTTCGAGGGAGTTCCTGGCTGACGAAGGGGGAGCGAGGATAAGCGGGAAACCGCACGCCCTTGCCAGCGCGCTGATGAAGATAGAGGAGGCCGTTCGCTACAGGCCGATGAGGAGCGGCAACCCTGCAACTGCCCACATGTTCATAGTCAATCCTTTCAGGGGCATGAGCATAGCGAACCTCTTTTCAACCCACCCGCCGACCGAGGCAAGGATAGAGCGTCTTAGGAAAATAGCGGAGGAGATGGGGATTTACTTCTGA